From a region of the Oryza sativa Japonica Group chromosome 6, ASM3414082v1 genome:
- the LOC4341526 gene encoding cytochrome P450 93A3 — translation MDHQLVARGLFKPLLLFVAGLIVLYALRRRRRHRRSSGLRLPPSPFGLPILGHLHLLAPLPHQALHRLAARHGPLLFLRLGSVPCVAACSPDAAREVLKTHEAAFLDRPKPAAVHRLTYGGQDFSFSAYGPYWRFMKRACVHELLAGRTLDRLRHVRREEVARLVGSLRASADGGERVDVDAALMGLTGDIVSRMVMGRRWTGDDNDAEEMRSVVAETAELTGTFNLQDYIGVFKYWDVQGLGKRIDAVHRKFDAMMERILTAREAKRKLRRQAAADGEDDEKDLLDMLFDMHEDEAAEMRLTRDNIKAFMLDIFAAGTDTTTITLEWALSELINNPPVLRKLQAELDAVVGGARLADESDIPSLPYLQAVAKETLRLHPTGPLVVRRSLERATVAGYDVPAGATVFVNVWAIGRDAAWWPEPTAFRPERFVSGGGGGGTAADVRGQHFHLLPFGSGRRICPGASLAMLVVQAALAAMVQCFEWSPVGGAPVDMEEGPGLTLPRKRPLVCTVSPRIHPLPAAASASLT, via the exons ATGGATCATCAGCTGGTAGCTCGAGGTCTCTTCaagcctctcctcctcttcgtcgccggcctgATTGTTCTCtacgcgctccgccgccgccgccgccaccgccggagcagCGGCCTGCGCCTCCCGCCGAGCCCGTTCGGGCTGCCCATCCTGGGCCACCTCCACCTgctcgcgccgctgccgcaccaGGCgctccaccgcctcgccgcgcgccacggcccgctcctcttcctccgcctcGGCTCCGTCCCCTGCGTCGCCGCCTGCTCGCCGGACGCCGCCCGCGAGGTGCTCAAGACCCACGAGGCCGCGTTCCTCGACCGCCCCAagcccgccgccgtccaccgcctCACCTACGGCGGCCAGGACTTCTCCTTCTCGGCGTACGGGCCCTACTGGCGCTTCATGAAGCGCGCGTGCGTGCACGAGCTCCTCGCCGGACGAACGCTCGACCGGCTCCGCCACGTccgccgcgaggaggtggcgcgcctCGTCGGCTCGCTCCGCGCgagcgccgacggcggcgagcgcgtcgacgtcgacgccgcGCTCATGGGCCTCACCGGCGACATCGTCTCCCGCATGGTGATGGGCCGGCGGTGGaccggcgacgacaacgacgcgGAGGAGATGCGGAGCGTGGTCGCCGAGACGGCGGAGCTCACCGGCACGTTCAACCTGCAGGACTACATCGGCGTCTTCAAGTACTGGGACGTGCAGGGGCTCGGCAAGCGCATCGATGCGGTGCACCGCAAGTTCGACGCCATGATGGAGCGGATACTGACGGCGAGGGAAGCCAAGAGGAAGCTACGCCGGCaagcggcggccgacggcgaggacgacgagaagGACCTCCTTGACATGCTCTTCGACATGCACGAAGACGAAGCCGCCGAGATGCGTCTCACCAGAGACAACATCAAGGCGTTCATGCTG GACATCTTCGCGGCGGGGACGGACACGACGACGATCACGCTGGAGTGGGCGCTGTCAGAGCTAATCAACAACCCGCCCGTCCTCCGCAAGCTAcaggcggagctcgacgcggtggtcggcggcgcgcggctcgccGACGAGTCGGACATCCCGAGCCTCCCGTACCTGCAGGCCGTGGCGAAGGAGACGCTGCGGCTGCACCCGACGGGCCCGCTCGTGGTGCGGCGCTCGCTGGAGCGCGCCACGGTGGCCGGCTACGACGTCCCGGCGGGCGCCACGGTGTTCGTGAACGTGTGGGCGATCGGCCGCGACGCGGCGTGGTGGCCGGAGCCGACGGCGTTCCGGCCGGAGAGGttcgtctccggcggcggcggcggcgggacggcggcggacgTGCGCGGGCAGCACTTCCACCTGCTGCCGTTCGGGTCGGGGCGGCGGATCTGCCCCGGCGCGTCGCTGGCGATGCTGGTGGTGCAGGCGGCGCTGGCCGCCATGGTGCAGTGCTTCGAGTGGAGCCccgtcggcggcgcgccggtGGACATGGAGGAGGGGCCCGGGCTGACGCTGCCGCGGAAGCGCCCGCTCGTCTGCACCGTCTCGCCGCGGATACACCCGCTGCCGGCTGCTGCGTCAGCATCGCTGACGTGA